One genomic segment of Calditrichota bacterium includes these proteins:
- a CDS encoding right-handed parallel beta-helix repeat-containing protein, translating to MRLGVLQIVGIGLSFLASQDVFSALRIVPTEYATIQEAVNATASDDTVLIQVGVYEETVSVPCRPMTIAGEYIFSGDSTDIDFCRWVAPAGHRNIQATVCGAGNSLVIAGLTFSGNSAGGGLDLERGGIVVEKCVFDACSAFAGGALYAADSELQVANCVFTRCHAATTGGVVYLDSVRCVISGSRVEDCGASGPNGALFRFGDRSAYFDNVAVRNCVLPEQRALFDLTGVMDTVLFTSCVISNSVFGYGVYQSSGLCSIFKMERCNFEGNTIRKSIVSDDVLEIGDYLISGCVFRENHSADFIGVAAMFVCHGHYGFFRFTDNLFAYNDWLDESCMFVVFYGNELISRNYFIGNSSSEGIATPCVVYAYGVSENTFRHNVFHDNLTAACAAFVSTEPIAQVQNNYWGDPSGPYHIEMNPAGLGDTVVGDLDFVPWSEDTSFLSTAIESPLPVSIALGYPYPNPFNSEVKIEYALAREQDVRIDIYDVLGRRVSELLGERQGVGVHSVRWDANGFASGLYFARLSSADSRAAQSAKLLLMK from the coding sequence ATGCGACTAGGAGTTTTGCAAATCGTAGGAATTGGCCTATCATTTCTTGCGTCGCAGGACGTATTCTCGGCGTTAAGAATCGTGCCGACGGAGTATGCGACAATTCAAGAGGCCGTCAACGCTACCGCCTCTGACGACACGGTTTTGATTCAAGTTGGCGTCTATGAGGAGACAGTCTCAGTCCCTTGTCGGCCAATGACCATTGCCGGCGAATACATATTCTCGGGCGATTCGACAGATATTGACTTCTGCAGATGGGTTGCACCAGCGGGACATCGCAACATTCAGGCGACAGTTTGTGGGGCTGGGAACTCCTTGGTCATTGCGGGACTAACCTTTTCCGGGAACTCTGCCGGCGGCGGGCTTGATCTGGAACGGGGCGGAATCGTGGTGGAGAAATGTGTATTTGATGCATGTTCCGCTTTCGCAGGCGGCGCGTTGTATGCTGCAGACTCTGAGCTTCAAGTTGCGAATTGCGTATTCACGCGTTGTCATGCAGCGACTACCGGCGGGGTTGTCTACCTCGACAGCGTTCGTTGCGTGATCTCAGGTTCGCGTGTGGAAGACTGTGGTGCTTCAGGGCCCAATGGAGCACTTTTCCGGTTTGGCGATCGCTCCGCATATTTCGACAATGTCGCGGTGCGAAACTGTGTCTTGCCGGAACAGCGTGCACTCTTTGATCTAACCGGAGTAATGGACACAGTGTTGTTTACGTCGTGTGTAATCAGCAATAGTGTTTTCGGCTATGGGGTGTATCAGAGTAGTGGTTTGTGCTCGATCTTCAAAATGGAGCGGTGCAATTTTGAGGGGAATACGATTCGAAAGTCGATAGTTTCGGATGACGTGTTAGAAATCGGAGACTACTTGATCTCCGGCTGTGTATTCCGCGAAAACCACTCTGCCGACTTCATTGGAGTGGCGGCCATGTTCGTATGTCACGGGCACTACGGCTTTTTCCGGTTCACAGACAACTTGTTTGCTTACAACGACTGGCTTGACGAATCTTGCATGTTTGTAGTATTCTACGGAAATGAACTGATTTCGAGAAACTACTTCATCGGCAACTCTTCTTCCGAGGGAATTGCGACTCCTTGTGTTGTGTATGCATACGGGGTCTCAGAGAATACGTTTCGGCACAACGTATTTCATGACAATTTGACCGCGGCGTGTGCAGCCTTTGTTTCGACGGAGCCGATAGCTCAAGTTCAAAACAACTACTGGGGAGATCCGAGCGGACCCTATCACATTGAGATGAATCCCGCGGGACTTGGTGATACTGTCGTTGGCGATTTGGACTTTGTTCCATGGTCTGAAGATACATCGTTTTTGTCTACCGCGATTGAATCGCCTTTACCAGTATCAATTGCACTCGGCTACCCCTATCCCAATCCATTCAATTCAGAAGTTAAGATTGAGTACGCTTTGGCGCGGGAACAAGATGTCAGGATTGATATCTATGACGTGTTGGGTCGACGGGTGAGTGAGCTTTTAGGCGAACGCCAAGGGGTTGGGGTTCACTCTGTGCGGTGGGACGCGAATGGGTTTGCTTCGGGATTGTATTTCGCGAGGTTATCTTCGGCGGACTCCCGTGCCGCGCAATCAGCGAAACTGTTACTGATGAAATGA
- the dapF gene encoding diaminopimelate epimerase, which translates to MRFAKYHGLGNDFLLFDEKDGVTPAEFTSERVRSLCHRQTGVGADGILLRTKSDKATHKMWLWNADGSSAEISGNGLRCFVLFLEDRGYEVAKEFEVETGGGVLKARSVGDHVIETTMPVPNFARSGAPEMLKLTSLDQTFDVLSVNVGNPHGVIFGEQRDIPFAEKYGPSLEKNPAFPQGANIEFVNVMSKDSCNLVVWERGAGITLACGSGSVATACAGCALGHFEFDKAIAVHQPGGALHITVAREFREIRQRSIAERVFEGVALG; encoded by the coding sequence ATGAGATTCGCAAAATATCACGGGTTGGGAAACGATTTTTTATTGTTTGACGAAAAGGACGGAGTGACTCCGGCTGAATTTACGTCTGAAAGGGTGCGGAGTTTGTGCCACCGTCAGACGGGTGTGGGAGCTGATGGGATACTTTTGAGAACAAAGAGTGACAAAGCCACGCACAAGATGTGGCTTTGGAATGCGGACGGATCGAGCGCGGAAATTTCAGGTAACGGGCTCAGGTGTTTTGTGTTGTTCTTGGAAGACCGTGGGTACGAGGTCGCAAAGGAATTTGAAGTGGAAACGGGCGGCGGAGTTTTGAAAGCGAGGAGTGTTGGTGACCATGTCATCGAAACGACGATGCCCGTTCCGAATTTTGCGAGGTCCGGCGCGCCGGAGATGCTCAAGCTCACGTCGCTTGATCAGACATTTGACGTGCTCTCTGTGAATGTGGGAAATCCGCACGGGGTGATCTTTGGAGAGCAGCGCGACATACCGTTTGCAGAGAAATACGGACCGAGTTTGGAAAAAAATCCGGCGTTTCCGCAGGGTGCGAATATCGAGTTTGTGAATGTGATGAGTAAGGACTCGTGCAATCTGGTGGTGTGGGAGCGCGGCGCGGGGATTACGCTTGCCTGCGGATCGGGAAGTGTGGCGACGGCGTGCGCGGGTTGCGCGCTCGGACATTTTGAGTTTGATAAAGCGATCGCGGTGCATCAGCCCGGCGGGGCGCTGCATATTACGGTGGCGCGAGAGTTTCGGGAGATTCGGCAGAGGAGTATTGCTGAGAGGGTGTTTGAGGGAGTTGCTTTGGGATGA